The DNA segment ATTGGTCATTTTCTTTTTCATTTTCCCTTCCTTCCCTTTTCCCCCTCCTTGTGGTAAGACATTAGCACTTTCATGGACTACGAGACCACAATTGGGCTGCGGTACCTGCGTTCGAAGCGCAAGGAGGCGTTCATCTCCTTCACCACGTGGATATCCGTTGTGGGCATCGCCATCGGCGTCATGGCCATCATCGTGGTCATCGCCGTCATGACAGGCTTCCAGGACGAGATCAGGGCGCGCATCCTCGGCATCAACCCCCATATCCTCGTCCTCGACGTGAACGGCGAGATCCGTAACCCCGGCGAGGTCGTGGCAAAGGTCAAAAAGGTGGACGGCGTGGTGGAGGCCTTCCCCTTCACGGCCTTCCAGGCGATGGCCCAGAACGGCAAGCAGTTCTCCGGCGTCGCCGTGAAGGGGATCGACCCGGGAGACGCGAAGTACATGTCGAAGCTGGTGAAGGAAGGCTCCATCGACGTGTTGCGGAGAAAGGGCAGCGTCCTTATGGGGAAGGAACTGGCGAAGCACCTGGGGCTCTTCGTGGGCGACAGCTTCACCATCATGGTCCCCTTCGGGGGTTTCTCTCCCATGGGCTCCATGCCGGAGACGGTGCGGGGCCGGGTGGGCGGCATCTTTGAGACGGGGATGTACGAGATCGACAACACCCTCGTCGTCATGGCTCTTGCCGACGTGGAATCCGCCATGGGGGTGGGGGCGACGGGCATCGAGGTCAAGCTTGTCGACGAATACCGGGCGGTCGACCTCAAGTGGACGATCCTCAAGGCACTGGGGCGGGACTACTTCGCGAAGACATGGATCGAGATGAACCGGAACCTCTTCTCGGCCTTGAAGCTCGAGAAGCTGGCGATGTTCATCATCCTCGCCCTCATCATCCTCGTGGCGAGCTTCAACATCATCAGCTCGCTCATCATGACCGTCATGGAGAAGAAGAAGGACATCGCCATACTGAAGTCCATCGGCGCGAAGAAGCGGAGCATCATGAAGATCTTCATGATGGAAGGGATCACCATCGGCGTCGTCGGCGCCCTCTTCGGCTCGTTGACCGGGTACTTCCTCTGCTGGATCATCAAGAGCACGAAGCTCATCCGGCTCCCCGAGGACGTCTATTACATAACCACCCTGCCCGCGAAGATAAGCATCGTCGATGTGGCGCTCATCGCCCTCGTCACGACGGTCATATGCGTTCTTTCAACGATCTATCCTTCCTACAAGGCGGCGAAGATCGACCCCGTGGAGACCCTGCGCTATGAGTGATCACATCATCGAGGTCTCGGGGCTGAAAAGGTCCTTCCAGAAGGACGGCATCGTGATCGATGTCCTGAAAGGCGTGGATTTCACCGCGGACAAAGGAGAGTTCATCACCATCATGGGCCCCTCCGGTGCCGGCAAGAGCACCTTCCTCCACATCATCGGCACCCTGGACAAACCGACGGAAGGGAAGGTTCTCTTCGACGGCAAGGACATCATGACCTTCAACGAGGACGACCAGAGCCGGTTCCGCAACGAGAAGGTGGGGTTCATCTTCCAGTTCTACCACCTCCTGCAGGACCTCAACGTCATCGAGAACGTCATGATGCCGCTCCTCATACGGCGCATGAAGCCCGCTGAGGCCGAAGCGAAGGCGCGCGTCTTCCTCGAGACCGTTGAGCTCACCCACCGACTGAACCACCGACCCGGGGAACTCTCCGGCGGCGAACAGCAACGCGTGGCTGTCGCCCGGGCGCTCATCAACGAACCTGAAGTGATCCTCGCCGACGAACCAACGGGCAACCTCGACAGAAAAACAGGCCGCGAAGTCATGCGCCAGATCCTCACCATCCAGAAGAACATCTCCGCAACCCTCATCCTCGTGACCCACGACCCCGAGATCGGCGCGGTCGGCGAACGCAAGCTCACGATGGTGGACGGCGAACTCTTTACCGATCACTCCTGAAACGAAAGGCAAAGACTTATCTCACGCCCGCTTCGCTAGAGTTCGCGGAGATCTCAGAGAGAGACAAAAAGAGAGAGAAGATTGCCGCCGGATCTCGGAGCCTGCCAAAATCCGGCGGCCTTCTCGCACCCCGCATGCGCGGGGTGAGGAGGGAGCAACATGCGTGCTCTGTATTCGGGATGTGGAGACGGTAGCAGCTTTCTTGTGCGATTTCTTGCCAGAATGCTCCGTATGATTTGTCATTAATGGGGGATAGAGTTCTAATTGATCCGGTCTTCGAGGCCAGCCGCTTTCAAGATTGACAGAAGGGTTCCTTTTGGGAGGTCTTTTCTATGGAAGGGGACAACGACTCGTTTGCCCGTATCCTTGTTGTAATAGATCCTGTGGGAACCGGTCTGGTGATCGAGAACGAAACCGTTCTGAATGAGCTTCTTGATCAGTTTGTCGGGGGTGAGCGACGGGGCCTTAGGCATATTTCAGCGTAAGTACGGCTTCCACGGTATCCGAGTCATCAGGGAGCTCTTCCCCATGTTTCTGCAGGCTCTCGAGATATCCCTTGATGGCATCCTTGATCATCTCTCGTGCCTCTTTGATGTCCTCGCCATAGGAGATGCAACCGGGCAGCGAAGGGACCGTCGCTGTATAGCCGCCCTCGGGCTCGGGTCTGAAGACAACCCTGAAAGAAAGTTCCCTCGATTTCATTCTGTCTCACCTCTTCTGTGCCGCAGTCTGCAGGTACAGTATATCAGATGGAACCTTTATTTCAACCCATGTCGCCCACGTTGAACGCCTCAAGCCATCACTTCCGACTCTTCTTTCCGTTCTAACGGCTCCAACCGTCTTTTTAGAAGTGCACCAGCGGTGGTTTGCCTATGGGGTAGACGTTGAAGCCGATGTCGTGGAGGAGCCTGTGGTTGAGGATGTTGCGGCCGTCGAAGATGAAGGCCGGTTTGGCCATTGAGTCGTAGATGCGCTTGTAGTCGAGTTCGGTGTAGAGCTTCCATTCCGTCATGATCGCGATGGCGTCGCAGCCGCGGGCGGCGGTGTAGGGGTCGGGCTCGTAGGTGATCCCGTCGAGGTCGGCAAGGTCGACTTTCGCGTTGCTGAGGGCCTTGGGGTCGGTGATGACGAGGTCGGCCTTTTCCTCGACGAGCCTTCGCGCTATGGTGAATGCCGGGGTTTCGCGGGTGTCGCCGGTGTCGGCCTTGAAGGCGAAGCCGAAGAGGCAGACCCGCTTTCCCGCCAGGGTGTTGAACATGGCGCTCAGGATACCGAGGATGAAGCGCTCCTTCTGGTATTCGTTGATGTCGACGACGCTCTCCCAGTAATCGGCGACGTCGTCGAGGCCATAGGACCGGCATATGTAGGCGAGGTTCAGGATGTCCTTCTTGAAGCAGGAGCCGCCGAAGCCCACGCTGGCGTTGAGGAACTTGGGTCCCAGGCGGCTGTCGAGACCGATCGCCCGCGACACCTCGGCCACGTCGGCCTCCGTCTTCTCGCACAGCGCCGAGACGGCGTTTATGGAGGATATCCTCTGGGCGAGGAAGGCGTTGGCGACGAGTTTCGAGAGCTCGCTGCTCCATATGTTGCTCTCGATGATCTTCTCCCGCGGCACCCAGTTGAGGTAGATATCGACGACGGCCTTGCGCGCCTCTATCCCGCTCGGTGTCTCCCGGGAACCTATGAGGACGCGGTCGG comes from the Syntrophorhabdus sp. genome and includes:
- a CDS encoding lipoprotein-releasing ABC transporter permease subunit; protein product: MDYETTIGLRYLRSKRKEAFISFTTWISVVGIAIGVMAIIVVIAVMTGFQDEIRARILGINPHILVLDVNGEIRNPGEVVAKVKKVDGVVEAFPFTAFQAMAQNGKQFSGVAVKGIDPGDAKYMSKLVKEGSIDVLRRKGSVLMGKELAKHLGLFVGDSFTIMVPFGGFSPMGSMPETVRGRVGGIFETGMYEIDNTLVVMALADVESAMGVGATGIEVKLVDEYRAVDLKWTILKALGRDYFAKTWIEMNRNLFSALKLEKLAMFIILALIILVASFNIISSLIMTVMEKKKDIAILKSIGAKKRSIMKIFMMEGITIGVVGALFGSLTGYFLCWIIKSTKLIRLPEDVYYITTLPAKISIVDVALIALVTTVICVLSTIYPSYKAAKIDPVETLRYE
- a CDS encoding ABC transporter ATP-binding protein, translating into MSDHIIEVSGLKRSFQKDGIVIDVLKGVDFTADKGEFITIMGPSGAGKSTFLHIIGTLDKPTEGKVLFDGKDIMTFNEDDQSRFRNEKVGFIFQFYHLLQDLNVIENVMMPLLIRRMKPAEAEAKARVFLETVELTHRLNHRPGELSGGEQQRVAVARALINEPEVILADEPTGNLDRKTGREVMRQILTIQKNISATLILVTHDPEIGAVGERKLTMVDGELFTDHS
- a CDS encoding addiction module toxin, HicA family: MPKAPSLTPDKLIKKLIQNGFVLDHQTGSHRIYYNKDTGKRVVVPFHRKDLPKGTLLSILKAAGLEDRIN
- a CDS encoding type II toxin-antitoxin system HicB family antitoxin, coding for MKSRELSFRVVFRPEPEGGYTATVPSLPGCISYGEDIKEAREMIKDAIKGYLESLQKHGEELPDDSDTVEAVLTLKYA
- a CDS encoding nucleotide sugar dehydrogenase: MGVGRYPLSAWHGPFVCDRIVKNSGWRVFLERKNILCIGAGYVGGPTMAMIAYKCPQYRVTVVDINHEKIARWNSDDLPVYEPGLDEIIGATRGKNLFFETDIDKGIRESEIIFVGVNTPTKTFGAGAGKAADLQYWEKTARQIREASESPKIVVEKCTIPVKTALAMERILTSKDGNISFDVLSNPEFLAEGTAVRDLEFPDRVLIGSRETPSGIEARKAVVDIYLNWVPREKIIESNIWSSELSKLVANAFLAQRISSINAVSALCEKTEADVAEVSRAIGLDSRLGPKFLNASVGFGGSCFKKDILNLAYICRSYGLDDVADYWESVVDINEYQKERFILGILSAMFNTLAGKRVCLFGFAFKADTGDTRETPAFTIARRLVEEKADLVITDPKALSNAKVDLADLDGITYEPDPYTAARGCDAIAIMTEWKLYTELDYKRIYDSMAKPAFIFDGRNILNHRLLHDIGFNVYPIGKPPLVHF